A single window of Bordetella genomosp. 11 DNA harbors:
- a CDS encoding transcriptional regulator, which produces MNLSDYLSSGDGAIGASALAHAVGVSPALVYQWRTGRRPVPIEHCAAIELATDGKVSRRDLRPEDFERIWPELAAKEPANA; this is translated from the coding sequence ATGAACCTGTCCGACTACCTATCCAGCGGGGACGGCGCCATTGGTGCATCCGCGCTTGCGCATGCTGTGGGCGTCAGCCCGGCTCTTGTCTACCAGTGGCGGACGGGGCGCCGGCCTGTGCCGATTGAGCATTGCGCGGCGATCGAGCTGGCGACCGACGGCAAGGTGTCGCGCCGCGATCTTCGACCCGAAGACTTCGAGCGCATCTGGCCCGAGCTGGCCGCGAAGGAACCCGCAAATGCATGA
- a CDS encoding CII family transcriptional regulator — MSMQPVSTDEQESTRKIGARLYSEILQRLADVTQDRAAEFMGTSPSTVSRMKEDVERVCHLLAAIDIQLAPSDSVVVDQREQQAIESLAFKYLQARQETWKRKS, encoded by the coding sequence ATGAGCATGCAGCCAGTATCAACGGATGAGCAGGAAAGCACCCGCAAGATCGGTGCACGCCTGTACAGCGAGATCTTGCAGCGTCTTGCAGACGTCACGCAGGACCGTGCAGCCGAATTCATGGGCACATCTCCCAGCACGGTCAGTCGCATGAAGGAGGACGTCGAGCGGGTGTGCCATCTTCTCGCCGCCATCGATATCCAGCTTGCGCCGAGCGACTCCGTGGTGGTGGATCAGCGCGAGCAGCAGGCTATCGAGAGCCTGGCCTTCAAGTATCTGCAGGCGCGCCAGGAAACCTGGAAGCGCAAAAGCTGA
- a CDS encoding Ref family recombination enhancement nuclease: MKGRNPTAEQRRFWDMLVSEVGCIASRKDGITDHHCSIHHIDGRTKPDAHWLVLPLSAGNHIDGTGAPGRIAVHPWKARFEIQYGAQEDLLRECIHILLDRGCKVPEGALRAAGVSRLEAA, from the coding sequence ATGAAGGGCCGCAATCCTACCGCCGAGCAGCGGCGCTTCTGGGACATGCTGGTGAGCGAGGTCGGCTGCATCGCCAGCCGCAAGGACGGCATCACCGATCACCATTGCAGCATCCACCACATTGACGGCCGCACGAAGCCGGACGCGCACTGGCTGGTGCTGCCGCTGTCCGCCGGCAATCACATTGACGGCACCGGCGCGCCTGGCCGCATCGCGGTGCATCCCTGGAAGGCCCGGTTCGAAATCCAATACGGCGCGCAGGAAGACCTGCTGCGCGAGTGCATTCACATCCTGCTGGACCGCGGCTGCAAGGTGCCCGAAGGGGCTCTGCGCGCGGCCGGCGTATCTCGCCTGGAGGCTGCATGA
- a CDS encoding helix-turn-helix domain-containing protein: MSIRLMTAVFDRYPEGGGEMLLALAIADHADDDGTSIYPSISMLAAKTRQSERTVQYQLRRMEQTGWLILVNAGNGGRSQRREYRINPDWIKGAEIAPLQKGANDSTKGAGNAPFTESKKGAIDDLKGAIHDIKGANDSTKGCNPLHPHITVIEPSEEPSGTISNRARKPKAPAFDATTVDLPDWLPTEIWERWVRHRIQLKKPITEEAARQQLEDLAAYRRQGHDPVEIIKHSIGKSWQGLFAPKQPFGQRAAPAANESQRRREEFLRLAGQGGADSRTIDMEPI; this comes from the coding sequence ATGAGCATTCGCCTCATGACGGCCGTCTTCGATCGCTATCCAGAGGGAGGCGGCGAGATGCTGCTGGCCCTGGCAATCGCGGACCACGCGGACGATGACGGAACGTCGATATACCCCTCCATTTCCATGCTGGCAGCAAAGACGCGGCAGTCCGAACGCACAGTGCAATACCAGCTGCGCCGCATGGAACAGACGGGCTGGCTGATCCTAGTCAACGCTGGAAACGGTGGCCGCAGCCAGCGGCGCGAGTACCGCATCAACCCCGATTGGATAAAGGGTGCAGAAATTGCACCCCTCCAAAAGGGTGCAAACGACAGCACAAAGGGTGCAGGAAATGCACCGTTTACGGAAAGTAAAAAGGGTGCAATTGACGACTTAAAGGGTGCAATCCACGACATAAAGGGTGCAAACGACAGCACAAAAGGGTGCAACCCGTTGCACCCGCATATAACCGTCATAGAACCATCAGAAGAACCGTCAGGAACCATCAGTAATCGCGCGCGCAAACCAAAGGCTCCAGCGTTCGATGCGACGACAGTCGATCTGCCGGACTGGTTGCCGACTGAAATCTGGGAGCGTTGGGTCCGACACCGCATCCAGCTGAAAAAGCCGATCACCGAAGAAGCGGCCCGCCAGCAGCTCGAGGATTTGGCGGCCTACCGCCGGCAGGGGCACGACCCGGTCGAGATCATCAAGCACAGCATCGGCAAGAGCTGGCAGGGCCTGTTCGCGCCGAAACAGCCCTTTGGGCAACGAGCCGCGCCGGCGGCGAACGAAAGCCAGCGCCGCCGCGAGGAGTTCCTGCGCCTGGCAGGCCAGGGTGGCGCCGATAGCCGCACCATCGACATGGAGCCCATCTGA
- a CDS encoding replicative helicase loader/inhibitor has product MRAQDLPEFADLLAGVFDAYNRVAPQPTTQMLWLRMLEPYEFQAVSAAFTQYVATEPKFPPTPAQILALLGQGAGDSRPGADEAWAVALTARDEAATVVWTAETAQAFAACRPVLDLGDEIGARMAFRQAYDRLVNQARQRGIAPRWQASLGWDMAQREAVLVKAADTGLLPAPHVAALLPPPATVEEGEAGEAARTAIAKIRNMLSAAVSPSEKQRRAAEVERVRLERLKADSAEKVRTYQERQE; this is encoded by the coding sequence ATGCGCGCCCAGGACCTCCCGGAGTTTGCCGACCTGCTGGCCGGCGTGTTCGATGCCTACAACCGCGTGGCGCCGCAGCCCACGACACAGATGCTGTGGCTGCGCATGCTGGAGCCCTACGAGTTCCAGGCCGTCAGCGCTGCCTTCACGCAGTACGTGGCAACGGAGCCGAAGTTCCCGCCCACGCCGGCGCAGATCCTGGCGCTGCTGGGGCAGGGTGCCGGTGACAGCCGGCCCGGTGCGGATGAAGCATGGGCTGTGGCACTGACCGCGCGCGACGAAGCGGCGACCGTGGTCTGGACCGCCGAAACCGCGCAGGCCTTCGCTGCCTGCCGGCCCGTGCTTGACCTGGGCGACGAAATCGGCGCGCGCATGGCGTTCCGGCAGGCCTATGACCGGCTGGTGAACCAAGCGCGCCAGCGCGGCATCGCGCCGCGGTGGCAGGCCTCCCTGGGCTGGGACATGGCGCAGCGCGAGGCTGTCCTGGTCAAGGCCGCCGACACTGGGCTGCTTCCCGCGCCGCACGTTGCCGCGCTGCTGCCGCCGCCGGCCACCGTTGAGGAAGGCGAGGCTGGAGAAGCTGCGCGTACCGCCATTGCCAAGATCCGCAACATGCTGTCCGCCGCCGTCAGCCCGTCCGAAAAGCAGCGCCGCGCCGCCGAAGTCGAGCGGGTTCGCCTTGAGCGGCTGAAAGCCGATTCCGCCGAGAAGGTGCGTACCTACCAGGAGCGGCAGGAATGA
- a CDS encoding endonuclease domain-containing protein: MNPIRVGDDLPRWAQRLVELMDYPVDQVQATQNWRRRLGLIRRAYGQFQRRVDAGMASWMEFDPYIVGDWASILTPIELAVWENIRRRGLPMWPQLPVGRFFVDFGNPVKRVAIECDGAAYHDARRDGIRDAELARDGWLVYRIPGWQCMRDWDLPAGYEDWDHETYAAYVAEQRSQTADPIMEAVASHFPEFAK; the protein is encoded by the coding sequence ATGAACCCCATACGCGTTGGCGACGATTTGCCCCGCTGGGCCCAGCGGTTGGTGGAGTTGATGGATTACCCCGTCGACCAGGTACAGGCCACCCAGAACTGGCGCCGACGACTCGGCCTCATTCGGCGCGCATACGGTCAGTTTCAGCGCCGGGTCGACGCAGGCATGGCCAGCTGGATGGAGTTCGATCCATACATCGTTGGCGATTGGGCATCCATCCTGACGCCGATAGAGCTGGCCGTCTGGGAGAACATCCGCCGCCGCGGACTGCCTATGTGGCCGCAGTTGCCCGTGGGCCGGTTCTTCGTGGACTTCGGCAATCCGGTCAAGCGCGTGGCGATCGAATGCGACGGCGCCGCTTATCACGACGCCCGGCGGGATGGGATACGCGACGCCGAACTGGCGCGCGACGGGTGGCTGGTTTACCGCATTCCGGGCTGGCAATGCATGCGCGATTGGGACCTGCCTGCTGGCTACGAGGATTGGGACCACGAGACCTATGCCGCCTATGTCGCGGAGCAGAGATCCCAGACGGCGGATCCGATTATGGAAGCCGTCGCCTCCCACTTCCCGGAGTTCGCCAAATGA
- the terL gene encoding phage terminase large subunit: MAAHHRLVLAKLEETAARRHGRMMIFMPPGSAKSTYASVVFPSRYLGAAPSRQVILASYGDDLARKMGRRTRAIIKQARYRNIFGAGLVSDSNAAQEFGLSNGSQYMACGILSGITGNRAHGIIVDDPIKGREQANSETIRNKTWDAYEDDLKTRLIPGGWIVIIQTRWHEDDLAGRILPEDWKGESGRILCRDGNEWEVLCLQARCEVDNDPLGRARGEYLWPEWFDRQHWAQFEGNPRTWSALYQQLPTPLDGDLFKPDQIQVVDALPAGRIDWVRGWDFASTEGDGDFTAGPKLGRLPTGQFIIGDMVRGQWGPDRRDKALENTAALDGHQVRISIPQDPGQAGKTQVLYLTRGMPGYRMVSSPESGDKIVRAEPFAAQVNVGNVLMLRGDWNKALIDELRSFPNGKHDDQVDGLSRAFAELIVKRPMQINPEALKRA; encoded by the coding sequence ATGGCGGCGCACCATCGGCTGGTGCTGGCCAAGCTGGAAGAGACCGCGGCGCGCCGCCACGGCCGCATGATGATCTTCATGCCGCCGGGCTCCGCCAAATCGACGTACGCGTCGGTCGTGTTCCCTTCCCGCTATCTGGGCGCCGCCCCGAGCCGCCAGGTGATCCTGGCCAGCTACGGCGATGACCTGGCCCGCAAGATGGGCCGACGCACCCGGGCGATCATCAAGCAGGCCCGGTACCGGAACATCTTCGGTGCTGGCCTGGTGTCGGATTCGAACGCCGCCCAGGAGTTCGGCCTGAGCAACGGCAGCCAGTACATGGCCTGCGGCATCCTCTCGGGGATCACCGGCAACCGCGCGCACGGCATCATCGTCGACGACCCGATCAAGGGCCGCGAACAGGCGAACTCGGAGACGATCCGCAATAAAACGTGGGACGCCTACGAGGACGACCTGAAAACGCGCCTGATCCCGGGCGGCTGGATCGTCATCATCCAGACGCGCTGGCATGAGGACGACCTGGCCGGCCGGATACTTCCGGAAGACTGGAAGGGCGAAAGCGGTCGCATCCTCTGCCGCGATGGCAATGAGTGGGAAGTCCTGTGCCTGCAGGCCCGGTGCGAGGTCGACAACGATCCGCTGGGCCGCGCGCGGGGCGAATACCTTTGGCCGGAGTGGTTCGACAGGCAGCACTGGGCGCAATTCGAAGGCAACCCGCGCACGTGGTCAGCGCTGTATCAGCAGCTGCCGACGCCGCTGGACGGCGACCTGTTCAAGCCCGACCAGATCCAGGTCGTCGACGCGCTGCCCGCCGGTCGCATCGACTGGGTACGCGGCTGGGACTTCGCCAGCACCGAGGGCGACGGCGACTTCACCGCCGGTCCGAAGTTGGGAAGGCTGCCAACCGGCCAGTTCATCATCGGTGACATGGTGCGCGGTCAATGGGGGCCGGACCGGCGCGACAAGGCGCTGGAGAACACCGCGGCGCTGGACGGCCACCAGGTGCGCATCAGCATCCCGCAGGACCCGGGCCAGGCCGGCAAGACCCAGGTGCTGTACCTGACGCGCGGAATGCCCGGCTACCGGATGGTCAGTTCCCCCGAAAGCGGCGACAAGATTGTGCGCGCCGAGCCCTTCGCCGCCCAGGTCAACGTCGGCAATGTGCTGATGCTGCGTGGCGACTGGAACAAGGCGTTGATAGACGAATTGCGGTCATTCCCGAACGGCAAGCACGACGACCAGGTGGACGGCCTTTCCCGGGCGTTCGCCGAGCTGATCGTCAAGCGGCCAATGCAGATCAATCCCGAGGCACTGAAACGCGCATGA
- a CDS encoding DUF1073 domain-containing protein — MKLFNWIRRRQPEPGATVAPAPRKEPGMKISPMALAHAAHQPLEKALGRGSFGRPDLIPGVVPPALEDEVLAMDSALAPVFAYVNPAWAGMGFIGYPYLAELSQRPEYRKMSDVIAKEMTRKWIKLESTGDDDKTDKIQKIEKAMRRYGLRRKFREAALQDGLFGRSQIYIDVKTPSGQPAKALPDELKTPLIRAKAKITTGSLIGFKVIEPVWTTPYLYSSDDPTRPDFYKPTSWFVLGKEYHASRLLNFVSREVPDILKPSYNFGGLSMTQLAIAYVDNWLRTRQSVADLISGFSVGVLKTNMGSLLSGDPGDSVFTRLDLFNRTRSNRGAWAIDKESEEFEFQNVPLAGLDKLQAQSQEQMAAVSSIPLVKLLGITPSGLNASSDGEIRVFYDEILAMQEALFRDNLQACLEVIQLSELGEIDPEITFSFVPLWQPSETEKAGVRKSDAETDASLIGAGVITPQEARERLAADPENGYHSLEVDPEDDDDFEEDEDDDLNGAPNGGPGIPNR, encoded by the coding sequence ATGAAGTTGTTCAACTGGATACGCCGGCGGCAACCCGAGCCCGGCGCCACAGTTGCGCCCGCGCCGCGCAAAGAGCCGGGGATGAAGATCTCGCCCATGGCGCTGGCGCATGCCGCGCACCAGCCGCTGGAGAAAGCACTGGGTCGGGGTAGCTTTGGCCGGCCAGACCTGATCCCTGGGGTGGTTCCGCCGGCGCTGGAGGACGAAGTCCTGGCCATGGACAGCGCCCTGGCTCCCGTATTCGCCTATGTCAACCCGGCATGGGCGGGCATGGGTTTCATCGGCTACCCGTACCTGGCTGAGCTCTCCCAGCGCCCCGAGTACCGGAAGATGTCCGATGTCATCGCCAAGGAGATGACGCGGAAGTGGATCAAGCTGGAAAGCACGGGCGACGACGACAAGACCGACAAGATCCAGAAGATCGAGAAGGCCATGCGCCGGTACGGCCTGCGCCGGAAGTTCCGCGAAGCTGCGTTGCAGGATGGCCTATTCGGCCGGTCCCAGATCTACATCGACGTGAAGACGCCGTCCGGGCAGCCTGCCAAGGCACTCCCGGACGAACTGAAGACGCCGCTGATCCGCGCCAAGGCCAAGATCACCACGGGGAGCCTGATCGGGTTCAAGGTCATCGAGCCCGTGTGGACGACGCCCTACCTGTACAGCAGCGACGACCCGACGCGGCCCGACTTCTACAAGCCGACGTCCTGGTTCGTGCTGGGCAAGGAATACCACGCCTCGCGGTTGCTGAACTTCGTGTCGCGCGAGGTGCCGGATATCCTCAAGCCGTCATACAACTTCGGCGGCCTGTCCATGACGCAACTGGCCATCGCCTACGTGGACAACTGGCTGCGCACGCGCCAGAGCGTGGCGGATCTGATCAGCGGGTTCTCGGTCGGCGTATTGAAGACGAACATGGGATCGCTGCTGAGCGGCGATCCGGGCGACAGCGTGTTCACGCGTCTGGACCTGTTCAACCGGACGCGCAGCAACCGCGGCGCTTGGGCGATCGACAAGGAAAGCGAGGAGTTCGAGTTCCAGAACGTGCCTCTGGCTGGCCTGGACAAACTTCAGGCGCAGTCCCAGGAGCAGATGGCCGCGGTATCCAGCATCCCGCTGGTGAAGCTGCTGGGTATCACGCCCAGCGGCCTGAACGCCTCCAGCGATGGCGAGATCCGCGTCTTCTACGACGAGATCCTGGCCATGCAGGAAGCGCTGTTCCGCGACAACCTGCAGGCCTGCCTGGAGGTGATCCAGCTGTCCGAACTCGGCGAGATCGACCCGGAAATCACGTTCTCCTTCGTGCCGCTGTGGCAGCCGTCCGAAACCGAGAAGGCCGGGGTGCGCAAGAGCGACGCGGAAACGGATGCCTCCCTGATCGGCGCCGGTGTCATCACGCCGCAGGAAGCGCGCGAGCGCCTGGCTGCCGACCCGGAGAATGGCTATCACTCGCTGGAGGTCGACCCCGAGGACGACGATGACTTCGAGGAAGACGAAGACGACGACCTGAACGGAGCCCCGAATGGCGGACCTGGTATCCCCAACCGGTAA
- a CDS encoding phage head morphogenesis protein yields the protein MADLVSPTGKPIPLRAVHPNAGVQAAYRRRLQKLVDEMQRSLVFWVQAAYRQNQPEIAQDESPAATLRKTMGRLARMWQRRFNEASQPVAQRFAEQSMSAADISLRDSLRQKGFSVEFQMTRAANDVFQATVGENVGLIKSIAAEHLQEVEGLVMRSVQQGRKLDELSKDLEARYQITKRRAAFIARDQNDKATATITRVRQQGLGIKTARWLHSAGGKHPRPSHVAASGKTYDVDKGMYIDGEYIRPGELPNCRCVAQSVIPGFDDE from the coding sequence ATGGCGGACCTGGTATCCCCAACCGGTAAGCCCATACCGCTGCGCGCGGTGCATCCGAATGCTGGCGTGCAGGCCGCCTACCGGCGCCGGCTCCAGAAGCTGGTCGACGAGATGCAGCGCTCGCTGGTGTTCTGGGTGCAGGCGGCCTATCGGCAGAATCAGCCAGAGATAGCCCAGGACGAAAGCCCGGCCGCGACCCTGCGCAAGACGATGGGGCGCTTGGCCCGGATGTGGCAGCGCCGCTTCAACGAGGCCTCCCAGCCGGTGGCGCAACGCTTCGCCGAGCAGTCCATGTCAGCGGCGGATATCTCGCTGCGCGACAGCCTACGGCAGAAGGGATTCAGCGTCGAATTCCAGATGACGCGCGCGGCCAATGACGTCTTCCAGGCCACCGTCGGAGAGAACGTCGGGCTGATCAAGTCCATCGCCGCCGAGCACCTGCAGGAGGTCGAAGGCTTGGTCATGCGGTCGGTGCAGCAGGGCCGCAAGCTGGACGAACTGTCCAAGGACCTGGAGGCGCGGTACCAGATCACCAAGCGCCGCGCGGCGTTCATCGCCCGGGACCAGAACGACAAGGCCACCGCGACGATCACCCGCGTGCGCCAGCAGGGCCTCGGCATCAAGACCGCGCGCTGGCTGCACTCCGCCGGCGGCAAGCACCCGCGCCCGTCGCATGTGGCGGCCAGCGGAAAGACCTACGACGTGGACAAGGGCATGTACATCGATGGCGAGTACATCCGGCCCGGCGAGCTGCCGAACTGCCGATGTGTGGCGCAGAGCGTGATACCGGGATTCGACGATGAATGA
- a CDS encoding DUF2213 domain-containing protein codes for MSKYSDLLAMDRASVRSVDAYGRMYVEVSNISKATVNPYRGSEIPDWDELNLDPDRIYFLLRDPDELAKAAPTFNGIQLLHIHIPVDANQPRKERVVGCTGTDAVFQAPYLKNSLVVWDAVAIAGIESDEQKELSSAYGYRADMTPGTYEGIAYDGVMRDIRGNHVALVEVGRAGPDVVVGDSNLSENPNMKYSKTAIAVAGALKAYLRPKLAQDAAIGDLGPLVKGLTAKNVTSEKARLLRAVETRFKGKLAQDADLADLAEVIDTFKEGEAIAGDDDMPADPDPADPDLANDDELMGKLRELISAKLSPELAGQVMKALGEPEGAADSPPEFEGKPKDPEMVSKPAMDSAIQKATAEAEQKVIQRMQAVRIAEQEVRPLVGDVVAMDSAEDVYKFALDAAGVDLKDVPPAAYRSLVKMQLQHAAVQKTPRVAMDAKAEKGFADAYPHAANVQVL; via the coding sequence ATGAGTAAATACAGCGACCTCCTGGCGATGGACCGGGCCTCCGTGCGTAGCGTGGATGCCTACGGCCGCATGTACGTCGAGGTGTCGAACATCAGCAAGGCCACGGTCAACCCGTACCGGGGAAGCGAGATTCCCGACTGGGACGAGCTGAACCTGGACCCGGACCGCATCTATTTCCTGCTGCGTGATCCGGACGAGCTGGCCAAGGCGGCACCGACCTTCAACGGGATCCAGCTGCTGCATATCCATATCCCGGTGGACGCGAACCAGCCCCGCAAGGAGCGGGTCGTGGGCTGCACCGGCACGGACGCCGTATTCCAGGCGCCGTACCTGAAGAATTCCCTCGTCGTATGGGACGCCGTAGCGATCGCGGGCATCGAGTCGGACGAGCAGAAGGAGCTTTCGAGCGCCTACGGCTACCGTGCCGACATGACGCCTGGGACGTATGAAGGCATCGCATACGACGGGGTTATGCGAGACATCCGCGGCAACCACGTCGCGCTTGTCGAAGTGGGCCGGGCAGGCCCGGACGTGGTTGTAGGCGACTCTAACCTATCGGAGAATCCGAACATGAAGTACAGCAAAACCGCGATCGCCGTCGCCGGGGCGCTGAAGGCGTATCTGCGCCCGAAGCTGGCCCAGGATGCCGCGATCGGCGATCTCGGGCCCTTGGTCAAGGGTCTGACCGCCAAGAACGTCACCAGCGAGAAGGCGCGTTTGCTGCGCGCCGTCGAAACCCGATTCAAGGGTAAGCTGGCGCAGGACGCCGACCTGGCCGACCTGGCCGAGGTGATCGACACCTTCAAGGAAGGCGAGGCGATCGCCGGCGACGACGATATGCCGGCAGACCCGGATCCGGCCGATCCCGACCTGGCGAACGACGACGAGCTGATGGGCAAGCTGCGCGAGCTCATCTCCGCGAAGCTCAGCCCCGAGCTGGCCGGCCAGGTCATGAAGGCGCTGGGCGAGCCGGAAGGAGCCGCGGACTCTCCGCCCGAATTCGAAGGCAAACCCAAGGACCCCGAAATGGTATCGAAACCCGCCATGGACTCCGCCATCCAGAAGGCGACCGCCGAAGCCGAGCAGAAGGTGATCCAGCGCATGCAGGCCGTGCGCATCGCCGAGCAGGAAGTGCGGCCGCTGGTCGGCGATGTTGTCGCGATGGACTCCGCCGAGGACGTCTACAAGTTCGCCCTGGATGCCGCCGGCGTGGACCTGAAGGACGTTCCCCCCGCGGCCTACCGTTCGCTGGTCAAGATGCAGCTGCAGCACGCCGCTGTCCAGAAAACCCCGCGCGTGGCGATGGACGCGAAAGCCGAAAAAGGCTTCGCTGACGCCTACCCCCACGCTGCCAACGTACAGGTGCTCTGA
- a CDS encoding structural cement protein Gp24, whose translation MGFQTQVYQQPNPAVAGDFASANPRATYLAGPGALVAGAAGVTVGRFAWEVDGVVNNFGIGQPAGFCHREQQGVITIWLAEASMLIPEGLMVTLHNLGDFWATVGNDVNKGQKVFVSVSDGSVKGGNPGDVIDDGAHFTAAIAGTTMTVSAVASGTLRVGQPVAGAGVTAGTIITALGTGTGGTGTYTVSASQTVSSESMTTTNSIETSWFIASDADSGQLVKITSTNLG comes from the coding sequence ATGGGATTTCAGACTCAAGTCTATCAACAGCCGAACCCCGCGGTAGCCGGTGACTTCGCGAGCGCGAACCCGCGCGCCACGTACCTGGCGGGCCCGGGCGCGCTGGTTGCCGGCGCCGCTGGCGTGACGGTCGGCCGTTTCGCATGGGAAGTGGACGGCGTCGTCAACAACTTCGGCATCGGGCAGCCCGCCGGCTTCTGCCATCGCGAGCAGCAAGGCGTCATCACGATCTGGCTGGCTGAAGCGTCGATGCTGATCCCCGAAGGCCTGATGGTCACTCTGCACAACCTGGGCGACTTCTGGGCGACGGTCGGCAACGACGTCAACAAGGGCCAGAAGGTCTTCGTCTCCGTATCGGACGGGTCGGTGAAGGGCGGAAACCCGGGCGACGTCATCGACGACGGCGCTCATTTCACCGCGGCGATTGCCGGGACCACGATGACGGTTTCGGCGGTCGCATCCGGCACCCTGCGCGTGGGCCAGCCGGTGGCGGGCGCGGGCGTCACGGCCGGCACCATCATCACTGCGCTAGGCACCGGCACCGGCGGCACGGGCACCTACACGGTGAGCGCGTCGCAGACCGTCTCCAGCGAATCCATGACCACGACCAACAGCATCGAGACGTCCTGGTTCATCGCCAGCGATGCCGACTCGGGTCAGCTGGTCAAGATCACCTCCACGAACCTGGGGTAA
- a CDS encoding major capsid family protein: MQRHADFQRLEQVFGIFFPGAMDYLPKDFRNNFQMAMDAAGPLVTTPNSAVPSFLTNYVDPELTRVLTTPMKAAQILGEAKKGDWVTLTATFPVVESTGEVSSYGDYSNNGVAGANTNFPQRESYHYQTMTQWGERELEMAGLAKIGWSAELNVASALVLNKFQNQSYFFGVANLRNYGLLNDPSLSAPLTPNATGTGSGTLWSTKDANAIYDDIVKIFKQLQSQTGGIIDAQQAMVLAMSPESSVYLTKTNQYNVNVYDLLKKNYPNIRFETAVEYSTDAGELVQLIADSIEGQRTGYCAFTEKMRAHPIIQQPSAWVQKKSQGTWGAVIRMPMGIASMIGV; encoded by the coding sequence ATGCAACGACACGCAGACTTTCAACGCCTGGAACAGGTGTTCGGAATCTTCTTCCCCGGCGCGATGGACTATTTGCCGAAAGATTTCCGCAACAACTTCCAGATGGCCATGGATGCCGCAGGCCCCCTGGTCACGACTCCCAACTCGGCTGTACCGAGTTTCCTGACCAACTACGTCGACCCGGAACTGACCCGGGTGCTGACCACGCCGATGAAGGCCGCCCAGATCCTGGGCGAGGCCAAGAAAGGCGACTGGGTCACGCTGACCGCCACGTTCCCGGTGGTGGAATCGACCGGCGAAGTGAGCTCGTACGGCGACTACAGCAACAACGGCGTCGCCGGCGCGAATACCAACTTCCCGCAGCGCGAGTCCTACCACTACCAGACCATGACCCAATGGGGTGAACGTGAGCTGGAAATGGCGGGCCTGGCGAAGATCGGCTGGTCCGCGGAGCTGAATGTGGCCAGCGCTCTGGTGCTGAACAAGTTCCAGAACCAGAGCTACTTCTTCGGTGTGGCCAATCTGCGGAACTACGGCCTGCTGAACGATCCGAGCCTGTCGGCGCCCTTGACGCCGAATGCGACGGGCACCGGTAGCGGCACGCTGTGGTCGACCAAGGACGCGAACGCGATCTATGACGACATCGTCAAGATCTTCAAGCAGCTGCAGTCCCAGACGGGCGGCATCATCGACGCCCAGCAGGCCATGGTCCTGGCCATGTCTCCGGAATCCTCGGTCTACCTGACGAAGACGAATCAGTACAACGTCAACGTCTACGACCTGCTGAAGAAGAACTACCCGAACATCCGTTTCGAAACGGCTGTCGAGTACAGCACGGACGCGGGCGAGCTGGTACAGCTGATCGCCGACTCGATCGAAGGCCAGCGCACCGGGTACTGCGCGTTCACGGAGAAGATGCGGGCGCATCCGATCATCCAGCAGCCGTCGGCCTGGGTGCAGAAGAAGTCGCAAGGCACCTGGGGCGCCGTGATCCGGATGCCGATGGGCATCGCCTCCATGATCGGCGTCTGA
- a CDS encoding DUF4054 domain-containing protein, which yields MASGVVIFDPAAFKEVYPTFATLSDPQLDNAFNTATLYLNNTPRSQVADVVRRALLLNLLTAHIAAMQYGENGQPPSPLVGRINSAAEGSVNVGTDYPVQPGSQAWYIQTQYGAMFWEATAWLRVGRYVPGPCGVPVSVTIPWRP from the coding sequence ATGGCCAGCGGCGTGGTGATCTTCGACCCGGCGGCGTTCAAGGAGGTCTATCCGACATTCGCCACACTGTCGGATCCGCAGTTGGATAACGCGTTCAATACGGCGACGCTGTACCTGAACAACACGCCGCGCAGCCAGGTCGCAGATGTAGTGCGGCGCGCGCTGCTGCTGAACCTCCTGACGGCCCATATCGCCGCCATGCAATACGGCGAGAACGGGCAGCCCCCTTCTCCGCTGGTGGGGCGCATCAACAGCGCGGCAGAGGGCAGCGTCAATGTCGGCACGGACTACCCGGTCCAGCCCGGCTCGCAGGCCTGGTATATCCAGACGCAGTATGGCGCGATGTTCTGGGAGGCGACCGCGTGGCTGCGTGTGGGGCGCTATGTGCCGGGCCCTTGTGGAGTTCCTGTTTCGGTGACGATTCCATGGCGACCATAG